In one Catenulispora sp. MAP5-51 genomic region, the following are encoded:
- a CDS encoding phosphoribosyl-ATP diphosphatase, whose translation MTAKTFETLFGELTAKAERGEEGSRTVELLGLGVHAIGKKIVEEAAEVWMAAEYEDGDRTAEEISQLLYHVQVLMLARGLELEDVYKHL comes from the coding sequence ATCACGGCCAAGACGTTCGAGACCTTGTTCGGCGAACTGACCGCCAAGGCCGAACGCGGCGAGGAGGGCTCCCGCACGGTGGAGCTGCTCGGCCTGGGCGTGCACGCCATCGGCAAGAAGATCGTCGAGGAGGCCGCCGAGGTCTGGATGGCCGCCGAGTACGAGGACGGCGACCGGACGGCTGAGGAGATCTCGCAGCTGCTCTACCACGTGCAGGTGCTGATGCTGGCGCGTGGGTTGGAGCTTGAGGACGTGTACAAGCACCTGTAG